One genomic window of Sodaliphilus pleomorphus includes the following:
- a CDS encoding RagB/SusD family nutrient uptake outer membrane protein, translated as MRLKQYINMAVVAALAVGMTSCNDWLTDDTPGTNNRDEYFTSISTLENVTNACYVPLAWEYGDTYYSEWFFGDIASDDALKGGQGISDGGDAYDIDNFKVNTNNEIVLEYYRAQWQGIARCNLALDEIAKKKGDLTKAADLLEADRLEGEAHFMRAFYYFRLLRLYGGMPLIEEVIDSSSKWAQHRASVAETFDFIVRDLQQANRQLWLKSKYSPSDLGRATKGAAQAMLLKANLYYADYLENNNDVNGAQAKFQLAKAWGDSIMASGQYSLDKNFFTNFTLAGENDAESVFEIQYVEDPTSDYGEGEGFTRGTFTLILQRSRSSFWGQAGWGFDKPTENLYNEFEPGDPRRDSTILRPAYGQMETPAQEIYTGDSLLNRKYAMYTEDNGSCYHLTHDSRGPLNNKQIRYSDVLLMYAEACCELGDLGQARSALNSVRARVGLKSFPYTSIIQGKTVTYADTQADLRAAIRHERRVELAMEGHRWFDLVRWGIAKETMDNYIAGESEEAKAQWGSFTKGKCELFPIPSKEIDLTGITQNPNY; from the coding sequence ATGAGACTTAAACAATATATCAATATGGCTGTGGTAGCAGCTCTTGCGGTGGGAATGACGTCGTGCAATGACTGGCTCACCGACGACACTCCAGGCACCAACAATCGTGATGAGTATTTCACCTCGATATCGACTCTGGAAAACGTGACCAATGCCTGCTATGTGCCCCTGGCTTGGGAATACGGTGATACTTATTACTCTGAGTGGTTCTTCGGCGACATCGCCAGCGACGACGCACTCAAGGGCGGCCAGGGCATCTCCGATGGCGGCGATGCCTACGACATCGACAATTTTAAGGTAAACACCAACAACGAAATTGTGCTCGAGTATTACCGTGCACAATGGCAAGGCATAGCGCGTTGCAACCTGGCTCTCGACGAGATTGCAAAGAAGAAAGGCGACCTCACCAAGGCTGCCGACCTGCTTGAGGCCGACCGACTTGAAGGCGAGGCCCACTTCATGCGTGCTTTCTATTATTTCAGGCTGCTGCGGCTTTATGGCGGCATGCCTCTCATCGAGGAGGTCATCGACAGCAGTTCGAAATGGGCGCAGCACCGCGCTTCGGTTGCCGAAACCTTCGACTTCATCGTGCGCGACCTGCAACAGGCCAACCGTCAGTTGTGGCTCAAGAGCAAGTACTCGCCCAGCGATTTGGGCCGTGCCACCAAGGGTGCTGCCCAAGCCATGTTGCTTAAAGCCAACCTTTACTATGCCGACTATCTCGAGAACAATAACGATGTGAACGGTGCTCAGGCCAAGTTTCAGCTTGCCAAAGCCTGGGGCGACTCTATCATGGCAAGCGGCCAGTACAGCCTCGACAAGAATTTCTTCACCAATTTCACCCTTGCAGGTGAAAACGATGCCGAGTCGGTATTTGAAATACAATATGTGGAGGACCCGACCAGCGACTATGGCGAGGGTGAGGGCTTTACCCGCGGCACATTCACACTCATCTTGCAGCGATCGCGCTCCAGCTTCTGGGGCCAGGCCGGTTGGGGCTTCGACAAGCCCACCGAGAATCTTTACAACGAGTTTGAACCTGGCGACCCACGCCGCGACTCCACCATTTTACGCCCGGCCTACGGGCAAATGGAGACTCCTGCGCAAGAGATTTACACGGGCGACAGCTTGCTCAATCGCAAGTATGCCATGTATACCGAGGACAACGGCAGCTGCTATCATTTGACACACGACTCACGTGGCCCGCTCAACAACAAGCAGATACGTTACAGCGACGTGCTACTCATGTATGCCGAGGCCTGTTGCGAGCTCGGCGACCTGGGCCAGGCCCGGTCGGCACTCAACAGTGTGCGTGCCCGGGTCGGGCTCAAGAGTTTCCCCTACACTTCGATCATACAGGGCAAGACGGTGACCTATGCCGACACCCAGGCCGACTTGCGCGCCGCCATTCGCCACGAACGCCGCGTCGAACTTGCCATGGAGGGGCACCGGTGGTTTGACTTGGTGCGCTGGGGCATTGCCAAGGAGACGATGGACAACTATATCGCTGGCGAGTCGGAAGAAGCCAAAGCCCAATGGGGCAGCTTCACCAAGGGCAAGTGCGAGTTGTTCCCTATACCTTCCAAGGAAATCGACCTCACAGGGATTACACAGAATCCTAATTATTGA
- a CDS encoding phosphotransferase enzyme family protein gives MYTAQQLLAIASHFAIDGDLVQVKQLGEGFINDTFTVYTKGNSPSYVLQRKNKHIFTNVPAMMNNIVSVTNHLREKVVAAHGNPQHEVLTVIAATNGHPYYRDEAGEYWVMTLYIDGAVTHNRADSTELAYKGGLAIGRFQSQLADFAQDLYEVIPGFHNLGHRLQQWDEALARDRAGRRDLVTREIDWIESRREAMMRFQQLVDNGTLPKRVTHNDTKISNILFDQAGNVMCVIDLDTVMSSTSLNDYGDAIRSYANTGSEDDRDLDRVSLSLPMCEAYTRGYLLQRRSTLTDAELQNLALSARFITYEQVLRFLMDYIDGDTYYKTAYPDHNLVRARAQYALLQSMESHYDDMRHFVDCYSRNSTLPL, from the coding sequence ATGTACACCGCTCAGCAACTCCTGGCCATCGCATCGCATTTTGCCATAGATGGCGACCTCGTGCAAGTAAAACAATTGGGCGAGGGCTTTATCAACGACACCTTCACCGTTTACACCAAGGGCAACTCACCCAGCTATGTGCTGCAACGCAAAAACAAGCACATTTTTACCAACGTGCCTGCTATGATGAACAACATCGTGAGCGTGACCAACCACTTGCGAGAGAAGGTGGTGGCAGCCCACGGCAACCCGCAGCATGAGGTGCTCACGGTGATTGCTGCCACCAACGGTCACCCCTACTACCGGGACGAAGCGGGAGAATACTGGGTGATGACCTTGTATATCGACGGCGCTGTGACCCACAATCGCGCCGACAGCACCGAGCTGGCCTACAAGGGAGGGCTGGCAATAGGCCGATTCCAGTCGCAACTGGCCGATTTCGCCCAAGATCTTTATGAGGTGATTCCGGGATTTCACAACCTCGGGCACCGGCTGCAGCAATGGGACGAGGCACTTGCACGTGACCGTGCAGGCCGCCGAGATCTCGTGACCCGCGAAATCGACTGGATCGAGTCGCGACGAGAGGCAATGATGCGCTTTCAGCAGCTTGTCGACAATGGCACCCTGCCCAAGCGAGTGACTCACAACGACACCAAGATAAGCAACATCCTCTTTGACCAAGCAGGCAATGTGATGTGCGTGATCGATCTCGACACCGTGATGAGCAGCACCTCGCTCAACGACTATGGCGACGCCATACGCTCCTATGCCAACACCGGATCGGAAGACGACCGCGACCTCGACAGGGTGTCGTTGAGCCTGCCCATGTGTGAGGCCTACACACGGGGCTACCTGCTGCAACGCCGCTCCACGCTCACCGACGCCGAGCTGCAGAACCTGGCCCTGTCGGCCCGCTTCATCACCTATGAGCAAGTGCTGCGCTTCCTCATGGACTACATCGACGGCGACACCTATTATAAGACGGCCTACCCCGACCACAACCTCGTGCGCGCCCGGGCACAGTATGCCCTGCTGCAATCGATGGAGTCGCACTACGACGACATGCGGCATTTCGTAGATTGCTACAGCCGAAATAGCACGCTACCGCTGTAG
- a CDS encoding carbohydrate-binding family 9-like protein — MKSIEIPAVNIGQLTLPAIAQELKSQGRPTCIDVVNWAKYGYKPMVNLYLGHSSSRLWCLFNVCEQHVLARNTVTNSNVWEDSCVEIFIADQDGRHYYNFEINCIGTALAARRCSQDVFQLLAPSQVQSIVRLGSLPPKPIDKHGPALSWQLAVGVPFSLLGLDTVPPVLWGNFYKCGDNTVQPHYLSWAPIDTPEPNFHQPQFFGKIILY; from the coding sequence ATGAAGAGCATTGAGATACCCGCAGTCAACATTGGCCAGCTGACGCTCCCGGCCATTGCCCAAGAACTAAAAAGCCAGGGGCGGCCCACGTGCATCGACGTCGTCAATTGGGCCAAATACGGCTACAAGCCCATGGTGAACCTCTATCTCGGGCACTCGTCGAGCCGCCTGTGGTGCCTGTTCAATGTGTGCGAGCAGCATGTGCTGGCCCGCAACACGGTCACCAACTCCAATGTGTGGGAGGACAGCTGCGTCGAGATTTTTATCGCCGACCAGGACGGACGCCACTACTATAATTTCGAAATCAACTGCATCGGCACGGCGCTTGCGGCACGACGCTGCAGCCAAGACGTGTTCCAGCTGTTGGCCCCCTCTCAAGTGCAAAGCATAGTGAGGCTGGGCAGCCTGCCCCCCAAGCCCATCGACAAGCATGGGCCAGCGCTGTCGTGGCAATTGGCCGTGGGGGTGCCATTCTCACTACTGGGGCTCGACACAGTGCCGCCAGTGCTGTGGGGCAACTTCTACAAGTGCGGCGACAACACTGTGCAGCCCCACTACCTGAGCTGGGCTCCCATCGACACGCCCGAGCCCAACTTCCATCAGCCACAATTTTTTGGAAAAATAATACTATACTAA
- a CDS encoding SusC/RagA family TonB-linked outer membrane protein has protein sequence MKFKLSLLLLLLPIVAAAQIKIQGTVISSSDHQPMIGVTVRIAGTNILTVTDADGHYIISAKKPGALEYSFIGCKNETRPFSSTTTLNVEMSDDVNQLDEVVVIGYGSMKKSDLTGSVATISAKDLKKTPAASVDQALQGRAAGVTVNASSGQPGQAAEVRIRGIGTVNNSAPIYVVDGVITDNISFLSPNDIESTEILKDASATAIYGSRGANGVVLITTKKGEKGVSTISLDMYYGFQSRWKKLKLMNSSDFFNTYEAINAAKSEQTFYNKYGFNRWLQTYKLGNDPHFAIAKIDGYTRKGIDYGIQGLDYSVVNTDWQDEVFKSNAPIQNYHVSFDGGGDKTSYSMSASYFNQEGTIIGSNYERFTLRANTSCQLKPWLKIGENLSYVYSMGRTAMNNSSSANASVISAAIAMAPWDLAYYPENAVNVNGADMGGRYAAPSNFKNATNPFSMVYTSHPKSRTSRWIGDIYLEFTPFKGFSYRTDASYDEVNLKYRLFKDAHDVSVKDYLENNFLERSLSHYSTFTWENIVNYVFDINKIHSFNLMVGQTTEEYNYYSIGNSGSGILNPDEKNWYLNQTTLDNTNKAGDGVSRTRRLSFLGRAHYTLLDRYMFTFNFRADGSNKFPENTWGYFPSLAAAWRVSEEPWLKGKWAALDYLKLRAGWGQIGNDKIGNDAFNQTIFTSGPTFVGYPFNGTIANGATILTYVNQGGKWERTETWNAGIDAALWNGKLSFTVEGFIRNTKDMLLYVKGPAWVGNRYDAQANVGTVRNSGVEITLGHHNTLGDFTYGIDGNMSFIKNELTALNGGAPVYGDRVMSDEGLPLFTFWGYKYKGVFASQADADAALPGYAKSGQANPYGTGDAIYEDINHDGVIDDNDKTKLGNNFPKVSYGLNLSASWKNIDLQLFFQGVAGNKIYNALNERLYGTGTESNLSSDMLKVWSWENADSRDYRVTDYAQAGIPNPKHSINFYNSDRFIESGSYLRLKNIQLGYNFPDRLIKPLGLKTLRVYLQASNLFTITDYSGYDPEVAGGVDYGNYPQARTYLMGLNLSF, from the coding sequence ATGAAATTTAAGCTATCATTATTGTTGCTGTTGCTACCCATTGTTGCGGCAGCTCAAATCAAGATTCAGGGAACCGTGATCTCGTCGTCCGATCATCAACCCATGATTGGCGTTACAGTTAGAATTGCTGGAACCAATATTCTAACAGTGACCGACGCCGATGGCCACTATATCATTTCGGCCAAAAAGCCTGGTGCACTGGAGTACTCATTTATAGGCTGTAAAAATGAGACGAGGCCGTTCTCGTCGACTACAACCCTCAATGTCGAGATGAGCGACGATGTCAACCAGCTCGACGAGGTTGTCGTCATCGGATACGGCTCGATGAAAAAAAGTGACCTTACGGGTTCGGTTGCTACTATAAGTGCCAAAGACTTGAAAAAGACACCCGCAGCCAGTGTAGACCAGGCTCTGCAGGGACGCGCGGCTGGTGTCACGGTCAATGCCTCGTCGGGACAGCCGGGCCAGGCCGCCGAGGTGCGCATTCGCGGCATTGGCACAGTCAACAACTCTGCCCCCATTTATGTAGTTGATGGTGTGATTACCGACAATATCTCGTTCTTGAGCCCCAACGACATCGAGTCGACCGAGATACTGAAAGACGCTTCGGCTACGGCCATCTACGGCAGCCGCGGCGCCAACGGCGTGGTTTTGATCACTACCAAAAAAGGCGAGAAGGGGGTCTCAACCATCTCGCTCGATATGTACTATGGCTTTCAAAGCCGCTGGAAGAAGCTCAAGCTCATGAACAGCTCCGATTTCTTCAACACCTATGAGGCCATAAACGCTGCCAAGAGTGAACAGACTTTCTATAACAAATATGGCTTCAACCGCTGGCTGCAGACCTACAAGCTGGGCAACGACCCGCACTTTGCCATAGCCAAGATCGACGGCTACACCCGCAAGGGCATCGATTATGGCATCCAAGGCCTTGACTACAGCGTCGTCAACACCGATTGGCAAGACGAAGTGTTCAAGAGCAATGCTCCCATTCAGAACTATCATGTGTCGTTTGACGGCGGTGGCGACAAGACCAGCTACTCAATGAGTGCCAGCTACTTTAACCAAGAGGGAACTATCATAGGTTCCAATTACGAGCGCTTCACGCTGCGTGCCAATACATCCTGCCAGTTGAAGCCGTGGTTGAAGATAGGCGAGAATCTGTCCTACGTGTACAGCATGGGGCGCACCGCAATGAACAACAGTTCGTCGGCCAACGCCTCGGTCATCTCGGCTGCCATTGCAATGGCCCCCTGGGACTTGGCTTACTATCCCGAAAATGCAGTGAACGTGAACGGTGCCGACATGGGTGGCCGCTATGCTGCACCCTCCAACTTCAAGAATGCCACCAATCCCTTCAGCATGGTCTACACATCGCACCCCAAGAGCCGCACCAGTCGCTGGATTGGCGACATTTACCTGGAGTTCACCCCGTTTAAGGGCTTCTCCTATCGCACCGATGCCAGCTACGACGAGGTGAATCTTAAATACCGTCTTTTCAAGGACGCACACGACGTGAGTGTGAAAGATTACCTGGAAAATAACTTCCTTGAGCGGTCTCTTTCTCACTATTCCACGTTCACTTGGGAAAATATTGTGAACTATGTGTTTGATATCAACAAGATACACAGCTTCAACCTCATGGTTGGCCAAACTACCGAGGAGTACAACTACTACAGTATTGGCAACTCGGGCAGTGGCATCCTCAATCCCGATGAAAAGAATTGGTACCTGAACCAAACGACTCTCGACAACACCAACAAGGCTGGCGATGGCGTGAGCCGCACCCGTCGCCTGTCATTCCTGGGGCGTGCCCACTACACGCTGCTCGACCGCTACATGTTCACATTCAACTTCCGTGCCGACGGCAGCAACAAGTTCCCCGAAAACACTTGGGGCTACTTCCCGTCGCTGGCAGCAGCCTGGCGTGTGAGCGAGGAGCCGTGGCTCAAAGGCAAGTGGGCTGCACTCGACTACTTGAAGCTACGTGCCGGCTGGGGGCAGATTGGCAATGACAAGATTGGCAACGATGCCTTCAACCAGACCATCTTCACCTCGGGGCCCACCTTTGTGGGATACCCGTTCAACGGGACTATTGCCAATGGCGCTACAATACTCACCTATGTGAACCAGGGTGGCAAGTGGGAGCGCACCGAGACTTGGAATGCCGGCATCGATGCCGCATTGTGGAATGGCAAGTTGAGCTTCACGGTCGAGGGATTCATTCGCAACACCAAGGACATGCTGCTTTATGTCAAAGGTCCGGCATGGGTGGGCAACCGCTATGATGCACAAGCCAATGTGGGCACCGTGCGTAACTCGGGCGTTGAAATCACTCTCGGTCATCACAACACTTTGGGCGACTTTACCTATGGCATCGATGGCAACATGTCGTTTATCAAAAATGAGTTGACAGCACTCAATGGCGGTGCACCTGTGTATGGCGACCGCGTGATGAGCGACGAGGGCCTCCCGTTGTTCACCTTCTGGGGCTACAAGTACAAGGGTGTCTTTGCCTCTCAGGCCGATGCCGATGCCGCCCTGCCTGGTTATGCCAAGAGCGGACAAGCCAATCCTTATGGCACCGGTGATGCCATATATGAAGACATCAATCACGATGGCGTGATCGACGACAACGACAAAACTAAGCTGGGCAACAATTTCCCCAAAGTGAGCTATGGCCTCAACTTGAGCGCCAGCTGGAAGAATATCGACCTCCAGCTTTTCTTCCAGGGTGTGGCGGGCAACAAGATATACAACGCACTCAACGAGCGCCTTTATGGCACTGGCACCGAGAGCAACTTGAGTAGCGACATGCTCAAGGTGTGGAGCTGGGAAAATGCCGACTCGCGCGACTATCGCGTCACCGACTATGCCCAGGCCGGCATCCCCAATCCCAAGCACTCGATCAACTTCTACAACAGCGATCGTTTCATTGAGAGCGGGTCCTACTTGAGGCTCAAGAACATTCAGCTGGGCTACAACTTCCCCGACCGATTGATAAAGCCGCTTGGGCTCAAGACGCTGCGGGTGTACCTGCAAGCCAGCAATCTGTTCACCATTACCGACTACAGTGGCTATGACCCCGAGGTGGCAGGCGGTGTCGACTATGGAAACTATCCCCAGGCTCGCACCTACTTGATGGGACTTAATTTGAGTTTTTAA
- a CDS encoding helix-turn-helix and ligand-binding sensor domain-containing protein, which produces MQRLFTTIIATVLCMTAAIAQLPILRNFTTLDYKAGTQNWAIDQADNGTMFFANNNGMLTYDGDKWKVWPMPNFTNVRWVQYDKATQRIYVAATNEFGYFKGDPKSHQYRYVSISSRLPVQYKTFGEIWKILVFGKNRAFQAKNQVFIVGRNGRVKTVNVPHRIENATAIDGKLYISCIECTYEYTSGRLVPLPGLQELKGKAVRAMLPHDGKTLIVTASDGLYLYDGKSCWPYVLDISKALADNQVFCAAATGQYIAFGTVRAGLIVKELATGRNYFFNNITGLSNNTVLSLKFDKMGNMWLGLDNGISYIMPAAPCRDLLGANASIGTGYASLLQGNRLYLGTNQGLYVIPYPLPNNIDQTKPNYVNGISGQIWNISNIDGSLLCGCDQGAYTIEGNSATHIASTQGTWGFLPIMGHKGYVLSCDYNGFVILKQENGGYTVQNRVSGINFSTGGCIADTDGSLWMSHWQRGVYHFRLSSDLTRIEQLQYFNKGNQLPADDNNLVCKIDGQVYISSADGFRRYNPTTRRLEKAKNIDSIFNEYGVSLRIIETQQGDLWAYKPGYLAIAHRLAGGRYQIDRFTMANIVDRLQMSLGHPGSLGPNLTLMNYENGFYLLNNHFAATRQSADVFIRSIYSTNRQDTLLYSNYPGPQETSIKIPHSLNSLRIEYVLPEYQEEKAVDYSYYLEGYDEHWSAPSTATSKEYTQLPKGSYTFHVKAHDRINDVTREAAFKIRVLPAWYETWWAYLLYLALVAVAIAQLLKYMKRRTDQKVAQVQMAKEQELRAKEAQFQIEEEKKEKELIKLRNEHLEIELKHKSSELADSTMNLVRKNDMLQEIDMQMGQLAAEITKEKNKAAAAKIIRDVRRSIQRNITDDDNWEKFEENFNLVYNNFLDKLVAQFPLLKLNDRKLCAYLKMELSSKEMAALLNTSVRSVETARYRLRKKLNLEQGENLTNFIKNFDTKQSGT; this is translated from the coding sequence ATGCAACGACTTTTCACCACTATAATCGCCACTGTGCTGTGCATGACAGCAGCAATTGCGCAGTTGCCCATACTGCGCAACTTCACAACCCTCGACTATAAGGCTGGCACCCAAAACTGGGCCATCGACCAAGCCGACAACGGCACCATGTTTTTTGCCAACAACAACGGTATGCTCACCTATGATGGCGACAAGTGGAAAGTGTGGCCCATGCCCAACTTCACCAATGTGCGATGGGTGCAATACGACAAAGCCACACAAAGGATCTATGTGGCAGCGACCAACGAGTTTGGCTACTTCAAAGGCGACCCCAAGTCACATCAATACCGCTATGTTTCGATTTCCAGCCGCCTACCTGTGCAATACAAAACCTTTGGAGAGATATGGAAAATACTCGTCTTTGGGAAAAACAGGGCCTTTCAAGCCAAAAACCAGGTGTTCATCGTGGGGCGCAATGGCCGTGTCAAGACCGTAAACGTGCCACATCGCATAGAGAACGCAACGGCAATCGATGGCAAACTCTATATCTCGTGCATTGAGTGCACCTATGAGTACACAAGCGGCCGCCTCGTGCCGCTGCCAGGACTGCAAGAGCTCAAAGGCAAAGCTGTGCGAGCCATGCTGCCCCACGACGGAAAGACGCTGATAGTGACTGCCAGCGACGGGCTATATCTCTACGACGGGAAATCGTGCTGGCCCTATGTGCTCGACATCAGTAAGGCTCTCGCCGACAACCAGGTGTTTTGTGCGGCTGCCACTGGGCAATATATCGCCTTTGGCACCGTGCGGGCCGGCCTCATCGTCAAGGAACTCGCAACCGGCAGGAATTACTTCTTCAACAATATCACCGGCCTGAGCAACAATACTGTGCTTTCGCTCAAGTTTGACAAAATGGGCAACATGTGGCTGGGCCTTGACAACGGCATTTCCTATATCATGCCAGCGGCACCCTGCCGCGACCTGCTGGGCGCCAATGCCAGCATAGGCACGGGCTATGCCTCGCTCTTGCAAGGCAATCGATTGTACTTAGGCACCAACCAAGGTCTCTATGTCATCCCTTATCCCCTGCCCAACAACATCGACCAAACCAAACCCAACTATGTGAATGGCATTTCGGGCCAAATATGGAACATCAGCAATATCGACGGCAGCTTGCTGTGTGGTTGCGACCAGGGCGCCTACACCATCGAGGGCAACAGCGCCACCCACATTGCCAGCACCCAGGGCACTTGGGGCTTCCTGCCCATCATGGGGCACAAGGGCTATGTGCTGAGTTGCGACTACAACGGCTTTGTGATTTTAAAACAGGAAAACGGCGGCTACACGGTGCAAAACCGGGTGAGCGGAATCAACTTCTCTACTGGCGGCTGCATCGCCGACACCGACGGCAGCCTGTGGATGAGCCACTGGCAACGAGGAGTGTACCACTTCAGGCTGAGCAGCGATCTCACGCGAATAGAGCAACTACAGTATTTCAACAAGGGCAACCAGCTGCCTGCCGACGACAACAACCTGGTGTGTAAAATAGACGGGCAGGTTTATATCTCCTCGGCCGACGGCTTCAGGCGCTACAACCCCACAACCCGGCGGCTTGAAAAAGCCAAGAACATCGACAGCATTTTCAATGAGTACGGAGTATCGCTGCGCATCATCGAGACGCAGCAAGGCGACCTTTGGGCCTACAAGCCCGGATACCTGGCCATTGCGCACAGGCTGGCTGGCGGCCGATACCAGATCGATCGCTTCACGATGGCCAACATTGTCGACCGGCTGCAAATGAGTTTGGGCCACCCGGGATCTCTCGGGCCCAATCTCACGCTCATGAACTATGAAAACGGCTTCTACCTGCTCAACAACCACTTTGCCGCCACGCGCCAATCGGCCGACGTGTTTATCAGGAGCATCTACAGCACCAACCGCCAAGACACGCTGCTCTACAGCAATTACCCTGGCCCACAAGAAACGAGCATAAAGATTCCCCACAGTCTCAACTCGCTGCGCATCGAGTATGTATTGCCCGAGTACCAAGAAGAAAAAGCCGTCGACTACAGCTACTACCTGGAGGGCTACGACGAGCACTGGAGCGCTCCCTCGACGGCCACCTCAAAAGAGTACACCCAGCTTCCCAAGGGCAGCTACACCTTTCATGTGAAAGCGCACGACCGCATCAACGACGTAACACGAGAGGCGGCCTTCAAGATAAGGGTACTGCCCGCCTGGTACGAGACCTGGTGGGCCTACCTGCTGTATCTTGCCCTTGTAGCCGTTGCAATAGCGCAATTGCTGAAATACATGAAACGCCGCACCGACCAGAAGGTGGCGCAAGTGCAGATGGCCAAGGAACAAGAGTTGAGGGCCAAAGAGGCGCAATTCCAAATCGAAGAAGAGAAAAAAGAAAAAGAGCTGATAAAGCTGCGCAACGAGCACCTGGAAATCGAGCTCAAGCACAAGTCGAGCGAGCTGGCCGACTCCACGATGAACCTGGTGCGCAAAAACGACATGCTGCAAGAAATCGACATGCAGATGGGCCAACTCGCTGCCGAAATCACCAAAGAGAAAAACAAAGCGGCGGCTGCAAAAATAATACGCGATGTGCGCAGGTCGATACAACGCAATATCACCGACGATGATAACTGGGAAAAATTTGAGGAAAACTTCAATCTCGTATACAACAACTTCCTCGACAAACTTGTAGCGCAATTCCCGCTTCTCAAGCTCAACGACCGCAAGCTGTGTGCCTACTTGAAAATGGAATTGAGCAGCAAGGAGATGGCCGCACTGCTCAACACAAGCGTGCGCAGCGTGGAGACAGCACGCTACCGGCTGCGCAAGAAGCTCAACCTCGAGCAGGGGGAGAACCTCACCAACTTCATCAAGAACTTCGACACCAAGCAGAGCGGCACATGA